One Moorella sp. E308F genomic region harbors:
- a CDS encoding coenzyme F420-0:L-glutamate ligase produces the protein MAGKNEKKFFYKIPIRTHIITENDDIVSLAIKYSTGIAAPGDVICLAESVVAISQGRAILPETVRPGRLARFLSRFPGKDGSLATPPAMQLAIEEAGRARILAGCAAAAVGRLIKKKGLFYIVAGRELALIDDIAGTMYPYERHIVMGPKNPGRLVQGIKKATGAEAVIADVNDKGCVDILSITDKRYRQAVIEALRDNPFGNEDEQTPIVILKRREMRG, from the coding sequence ATGGCCGGGAAGAATGAGAAAAAATTCTTCTATAAAATACCCATCCGCACCCATATCATTACCGAAAACGACGATATAGTCAGCCTGGCCATAAAATATAGTACCGGTATTGCTGCGCCCGGCGATGTCATCTGCCTGGCGGAAAGTGTCGTCGCCATTAGCCAGGGACGGGCTATTTTACCGGAAACAGTACGCCCCGGGAGGCTGGCCCGTTTTTTAAGCCGTTTTCCCGGTAAAGACGGGAGTCTCGCCACGCCGCCGGCCATGCAGCTGGCCATTGAAGAAGCAGGTAGAGCGCGCATCCTGGCCGGCTGTGCCGCGGCTGCTGTGGGCCGGTTGATCAAGAAAAAGGGCCTTTTCTACATTGTAGCCGGGCGCGAGCTGGCCCTGATCGATGATATAGCCGGTACCATGTACCCCTACGAGAGACATATTGTCATGGGACCTAAAAACCCGGGCCGGCTAGTACAGGGTATTAAAAAGGCTACCGGTGCAGAAGCCGTGATTGCCGATGTCAATGATAAAGGGTGTGTTGACATCCTGAGCATCACTGATAAGCGTTACAGGCAAGCAGTAATTGAGGCTTTAAGGGATAATCCCTTTGGCAATGAAGATGAGCAGACGCCCATAGTTATCCTCAAGCGCCGGGAAATGAGGGGATAG